One genomic segment of Gossypium arboreum isolate Shixiya-1 chromosome 3, ASM2569848v2, whole genome shotgun sequence includes these proteins:
- the LOC108487237 gene encoding uncharacterized protein LOC108487237, producing MPDSNKNQALDNIKERFFLEVLDNYVKKTLGKKWRDNTSTLKKEYFRKNISLEEKLRNVPPRMLRYQWEDAVIFWNSKKTRDHERFGTTSRQKQKFTHTELSSGQKVGRLQLFDITHRKKDGSPITIEAVEIMEKLKDKRAKYEAITSSDSFVNLDDIDNRIITEVLGLERYGRVRFQRSFVNPTQFFGPSSQ from the exons ATGCctgatagtaacaaaaatcaagctctcgataatattaag GAGAGATTTTTTTTAGAGGTCTTGGATAATTATGTGAAGAAAACATTAGGAAAGAAATGGAGAGACAATACAAGTACTTTAAAGAAGGAATATTTTAGGAAAAATATTTCCCTCGAAGAGAAATTGCGAAATGTGCCGCCaagaatgctgaggtaccaatgggaagatgcagttatattttggaattcaaaaaaaacgagag ATCATGAGCGATTTGGAACTACAagtaggcaaaaacaaaaattcacgcacaca gaactgtcatctggtcaaaaagttggacgccttcagctttttgacattacacatagaaagaaagatggatctcctataaCTATTGAAGCtgtagaaattatg gagaaattaAAGGATAAAAGGGCGAAGTATGAAGCAATCACTTCAAGTGATAGTTTTGTTAATCTGGATgacattgataacagaattattactgaagttttgggtcttgaAAGGTATGGTAGGGTTCGATTTCAAAGATCTTTTGTTAACCCAACCCAATTTTTTGGACCCAGCTCGCAGTAA